A window of Mucilaginibacter sp. PAMC 26640 contains these coding sequences:
- a CDS encoding beta-N-acetylhexosaminidase, producing MRRILTPLLVLLALVQSVTALAADQPKFNAHDLYITWEVVDNNYQNKQQALTALIITNKSKIAFPAGGWKFYFNSSRDFLPNAASGNASIVHINGDVYSINPTAQFSQITPGESVRIEYVCESPVVNFTDAIEGPYLVWDADPEKGYALGDFIVKPYTPHYQGLITPEILFNQNKIVQDIPADKLQKIIPTPVSYQETGGTFNLSSTVGMVYEPAFNKETNGLFADLEKLFGKKVTGKGNIAGKGILIAKDPGLGAEAYQLQVTPDKITIKASTTAGIYYGIQSLKTLIPASAWLKSQSSVQIPCVDVTDEPRFPYRAVMLDVARNFQPKKQVLKLIELMSLYKLNTLHMHLTDDEGWRIEIPSLPELTAIGSKRGHTLDSKTHLPASHGSGPDFTNTAGTGFYTKADYIEILKYATDRHITVLPEIETPGHARASIKAMDARYQRLMAAGDKAGAERNLLRDLNDKSDYHSVQYWNDNVIDVSLPSTYNYIETVVGDLLGMYKEANAPLPAIHFGGDEVPAHVWERSPAYLALKATHPEIKNTGDLWYYFYGRVNDILKKRNITLSGWEEMALRKTLVDGQNAYVPNPQFVNEGMQVDVWNNVLGDGQEDLAYRLANGGYKVVLTCVTNLYFDMANYKSFDEPGYYWGAYLGIDKFFSFIPYDYFKNADVDKNGLPINRNLFIGKQRLTDYGKQNIIGLQGALWSETVKTPERMDYMMFPKLIGLAERAWAKDPSWATERDTAKARVLYNDDWSKFLNILGKRELPRLAYFNGGYSFRIPKPGVIEQDGKYISNIQYPGLTIRYTNDGTEPTAGSKVYTKPVDAKGIVKFRAFDAKGRGGNVAEGTMETPKPAI from the coding sequence ATGCGCCGTATACTTACTCCTCTGCTGGTTCTGCTTGCTTTAGTTCAATCTGTAACCGCGCTGGCTGCAGATCAGCCTAAATTTAATGCACATGATCTGTATATCACCTGGGAGGTTGTAGATAACAACTATCAAAATAAGCAGCAAGCTTTAACGGCGCTCATCATCACCAATAAAAGCAAAATCGCGTTTCCCGCTGGCGGCTGGAAGTTTTACTTCAACTCATCGCGGGATTTTTTACCCAACGCGGCAAGCGGTAACGCTTCCATAGTGCACATCAACGGCGATGTTTACAGCATCAACCCCACTGCACAATTTAGCCAAATCACGCCGGGGGAGAGCGTAAGGATAGAATACGTATGCGAATCGCCTGTGGTTAACTTTACCGATGCCATTGAAGGCCCTTATTTGGTTTGGGATGCCGACCCGGAGAAAGGTTATGCGCTCGGTGATTTTATCGTAAAACCTTATACCCCGCATTACCAGGGATTGATCACACCCGAGATCCTTTTTAATCAAAATAAAATTGTACAGGATATCCCGGCAGATAAATTGCAAAAGATCATCCCAACGCCGGTAAGTTACCAGGAAACAGGTGGTACGTTCAACCTAAGCAGCACGGTGGGTATGGTTTATGAGCCCGCATTCAACAAAGAAACTAACGGCCTATTTGCCGATCTGGAAAAGCTCTTCGGTAAAAAAGTAACCGGCAAAGGCAATATAGCTGGCAAAGGTATTTTAATTGCTAAAGACCCGGGCTTAGGCGCAGAAGCCTATCAACTGCAGGTAACGCCAGATAAGATCACCATCAAAGCTTCGACTACGGCTGGGATCTATTATGGTATCCAGTCGCTAAAAACATTGATCCCAGCTTCCGCATGGCTAAAATCTCAGTCATCTGTACAAATACCCTGCGTGGATGTAACCGATGAGCCGCGTTTCCCTTATCGTGCGGTGATGCTGGATGTGGCCCGCAATTTCCAGCCAAAGAAACAGGTGCTTAAACTGATTGAACTGATGTCGCTTTATAAGCTCAATACGCTGCACATGCACCTTACTGATGATGAGGGCTGGCGGATAGAGATCCCGTCGTTACCCGAGCTAACGGCTATCGGTTCAAAACGCGGCCATACGCTGGATAGTAAAACACATTTACCTGCTTCACATGGTTCCGGGCCGGATTTTACAAATACAGCAGGCACGGGTTTTTACACTAAAGCAGACTATATCGAGATTCTGAAATATGCTACTGATCGCCACATCACCGTGCTGCCCGAGATTGAAACGCCCGGCCATGCCCGTGCATCCATCAAAGCTATGGATGCCCGTTATCAACGCTTAATGGCCGCAGGTGATAAAGCTGGTGCGGAGCGTAATTTGCTGCGCGATCTGAACGATAAATCCGACTACCATTCGGTTCAATACTGGAATGATAACGTGATCGATGTATCGCTGCCATCAACTTATAACTATATCGAAACCGTAGTTGGCGACCTGTTAGGTATGTACAAAGAGGCTAATGCCCCATTGCCTGCTATACATTTTGGGGGCGACGAAGTGCCGGCACATGTTTGGGAGCGATCACCTGCTTATTTGGCATTAAAAGCTACACACCCCGAAATCAAAAACACCGGCGACCTGTGGTACTACTTCTATGGCAGGGTGAACGATATTTTGAAGAAACGAAACATAACCCTTTCAGGCTGGGAAGAAATGGCTTTGCGCAAAACGTTAGTTGACGGCCAAAACGCTTACGTGCCCAACCCGCAATTTGTAAACGAGGGTATGCAGGTGGATGTGTGGAACAACGTATTAGGCGATGGGCAGGAAGACCTGGCTTACCGTTTGGCTAACGGCGGCTACAAGGTGGTGCTTACCTGCGTTACTAACTTATACTTTGATATGGCCAACTACAAATCTTTCGATGAACCGGGATATTATTGGGGCGCTTATTTGGGGATAGATAAATTCTTCTCTTTTATCCCGTACGATTACTTTAAAAATGCGGATGTTGATAAAAATGGCTTACCGATCAACCGGAACCTGTTCATTGGCAAACAACGGCTGACAGACTATGGCAAGCAAAATATCATTGGCCTGCAGGGTGCGTTGTGGAGCGAAACCGTAAAAACACCGGAGCGCATGGATTATATGATGTTTCCCAAATTGATCGGACTGGCAGAGCGTGCCTGGGCAAAAGATCCATCATGGGCTACCGAACGCGATACTGCCAAAGCAAGAGTTTTATACAACGACGATTGGAGCAAATTCCTCAATATCCTGGGCAAACGTGAACTACCGCGACTGGCCTACTTTAACGGTGGCTACAGTTTCCGCATCCCGAAACCAGGCGTTATTGAGCAGGATGGCAAATACATCAGCAATATTCAATACCCCGGGCTCACTATCCGCTATACGAACGATGGCACAGAGCCAACAGCCGGCAGCAAAGTTTACACCAAACCGGTGGATGCCAAAGGCATAGTTAAGTTCCGTGCGTTTGATGCAAAGGGAAGAGGCGGTAATGTTGCAGAAGGTACCATGGAAACACCGAAGCCTGCTATATAG
- a CDS encoding proline iminopeptidase: MKLKTVILSALILAAAFISACVSPAAKQYEEPTLADYFKDTTALPKTGGIQMVTITTPKGKFKVWTKKLGNNPTMKLLLLNGGPGLTHEYFECMESYLPAKGIELIYYDQLGCGNSDNPKDTSMWSLPRYVEEVEQVRQALHLDKDNFYLLGHSWGGILATEYALKYQQHLKGLIISNMMVSCPEYGKYANQVLAKQFDPKVLARIRDIEAKKDFKNPEYMGLLVPNFYEKHIIRFPADKWPEPITRSLAKENESLYVTMQGPSEFGISGKLEKWDRTKEIKNLTVPALSIGGKYDTMDPKHMEWMATQFQNGSYLYCENGSHMSMYDDQQTYMQGLIKFIKGVNAGEKKVELK, from the coding sequence ATGAAATTAAAAACCGTTATCCTATCTGCCCTGATTTTAGCAGCCGCATTCATCTCTGCCTGTGTTAGTCCGGCTGCCAAACAGTACGAAGAGCCAACTCTTGCCGATTATTTTAAAGATACCACAGCTTTGCCCAAAACCGGAGGCATACAAATGGTAACCATTACTACCCCAAAAGGCAAGTTTAAAGTTTGGACAAAAAAGCTGGGCAATAACCCCACAATGAAATTGCTGTTGTTAAACGGCGGCCCGGGCCTTACCCATGAATACTTTGAGTGTATGGAAAGCTATCTACCAGCTAAAGGCATCGAATTGATCTACTACGATCAGCTCGGCTGCGGTAACTCTGATAACCCAAAGGACACTTCCATGTGGAGCCTACCGCGATATGTGGAGGAAGTAGAACAGGTAAGGCAGGCGCTGCATCTGGATAAAGACAACTTTTACCTGCTAGGGCATTCATGGGGCGGGATACTGGCTACCGAATATGCGCTGAAGTACCAGCAACACTTAAAGGGGCTGATCATCTCCAATATGATGGTGAGCTGCCCTGAATATGGCAAGTACGCTAACCAGGTACTGGCCAAACAATTCGACCCAAAAGTTTTAGCGCGCATTAGGGATATAGAAGCCAAAAAGGACTTTAAGAACCCTGAATATATGGGCCTGCTGGTGCCAAACTTTTACGAAAAACACATTATCCGTTTTCCGGCAGATAAATGGCCGGAGCCGATCACCCGCTCCTTAGCCAAAGAAAATGAATCGTTATACGTTACGATGCAGGGGCCGAGCGAATTTGGCATCTCCGGTAAACTGGAAAAGTGGGATCGCACAAAAGAGATCAAAAACTTAACGGTACCTGCCTTAAGTATCGGTGGTAAATATGATACCATGGACCCTAAACACATGGAATGGATGGCTACCCAGTTTCAAAACGGCAGCTATCTTTATTGTGAAAACGGCAGCCATATGAGCATGTACGATGACCAGCAAACCTATATGCAGGGGTTAATCAAATTCATCAAAGGTGTTAATGCCGGTGAGAAAAAGGTGGAGTTGAAGTAA
- a CDS encoding lysine transporter LysE, with amino-acid sequence MIFLTLLAGVIANFIGYIPPGNINLTLVQITINRGIKQALQFIIAFSCVEFFFTFVVMLGAKWLSAQVKLDTVIDWVMVVLFGVLGTVTWMNRNKPPKTTYSEHASIKYGILLGFLNPMQIPFWMITGTYLITHEWIDDGPVDLIFFSIGSAAGAFIALFLYARFAKFLQKRFALSTRVIDTAIAILFFGFAAYHIFKQIYLVFFKSSLTP; translated from the coding sequence ATGATATTCCTAACCCTACTTGCCGGAGTTATCGCCAACTTTATTGGCTATATACCTCCGGGCAATATCAACCTTACACTGGTACAGATCACCATAAACCGGGGGATAAAACAGGCCCTGCAGTTTATCATCGCATTTTCCTGCGTGGAGTTTTTCTTTACGTTTGTGGTAATGCTGGGAGCCAAGTGGCTGTCTGCCCAGGTGAAGCTGGATACGGTGATCGATTGGGTAATGGTAGTGCTTTTCGGCGTTTTGGGCACCGTAACCTGGATGAACCGCAATAAGCCTCCAAAAACCACTTATTCCGAACATGCCAGCATTAAATATGGAATCCTTCTGGGTTTTCTTAACCCGATGCAAATCCCTTTCTGGATGATCACGGGCACTTATCTGATAACGCATGAATGGATAGATGACGGACCTGTAGATCTTATTTTTTTCAGCATAGGCTCGGCGGCAGGTGCTTTCATTGCCTTATTCCTTTATGCCAGGTTTGCAAAATTTCTTCAAAAGCGATTTGCGCTCAGCACCAGGGTTATCGATACCGCTATCGCCATCCTTTTCTTTGGCTTTGCAGCTTACCATATTTTTAAGCAGATCTATCTGGTATTTTTTAAGAGCTCCCTAACCCCCTGA
- a CDS encoding cell division protein FtsX, whose amino-acid sequence MEEFEVSESAKKTKTIYISTVFGIAMVLLMIGLLGLILVKANKLSRYVKENIVLNIFMDDAAHETDVLQFQKQLDANIMVKQTQYVSKELAARNLQKDLGEDFVKFLGYNPLSQSLDVYLKADYANNAGIDKFKAELLKNPLVKEVKYQQSLVDQMNQNLKSIVLVILAFAGIFVVLSVALINNTIRLAIYSQRFLIKSMQLVGATKGFIRKPFLLYGIWHGLLGGLIAVLILIGTLYLAYQQIPDLVILQDYTQFGIVFLGVIGLGMFMSAVSTFLAVNKFLRLKIYDLYR is encoded by the coding sequence ATGGAAGAATTTGAAGTAAGCGAATCGGCAAAGAAAACGAAAACGATATACATATCTACCGTTTTCGGGATTGCCATGGTGCTGTTAATGATAGGGTTGCTTGGCTTAATATTAGTGAAAGCTAATAAATTATCCCGTTACGTGAAGGAAAATATTGTACTTAACATTTTTATGGACGACGCCGCACACGAAACCGATGTGCTGCAGTTTCAAAAGCAGCTGGATGCTAACATAATGGTAAAGCAAACCCAGTATGTAAGTAAAGAATTGGCTGCCCGTAACCTTCAAAAAGATTTAGGCGAAGATTTTGTGAAGTTCCTGGGTTATAACCCGCTGTCACAATCGCTGGATGTATACCTGAAAGCCGACTATGCAAACAATGCAGGGATCGATAAGTTCAAGGCAGAATTGCTGAAGAATCCCCTGGTGAAAGAAGTGAAATATCAGCAATCACTGGTAGATCAAATGAACCAGAACTTGAAATCAATCGTACTGGTGATCCTGGCCTTTGCCGGTATTTTTGTGGTGCTGTCTGTAGCATTGATCAACAATACCATCAGACTGGCTATTTATTCGCAGCGTTTTTTAATTAAATCTATGCAGCTGGTAGGCGCAACCAAAGGCTTTATCCGGAAACCATTTTTACTATACGGCATCTGGCACGGGCTGTTAGGCGGTCTGATTGCCGTACTAATTTTGATAGGAACGTTATATTTAGCGTACCAACAGATACCGGATTTGGTAATTCTACAGGATTACACCCAATTTGGTATTGTATTTTTGGGCGTAATTGGGTTAGGGATGTTCATGTCGGCAGTGAGTACTTTCCTGGCGGTGAACAAATTCCTTCGCTTAAAAATATACGACCTGTACCGGTAG
- a CDS encoding cobalamin-binding protein encodes MSKRIISLLPAATEIVCALGLEESLVGRSHECDYPESVKVLPVCSEANFPDGMSSADIDIKVKEILANALSVYTVKRELIKTLDPDVVITQAQCEVCAVSLQEVEAALEDYLDKSAAVISLQPNSLTEIYENIATVAKAIDATPAGEQLIEDLEERVDIIRHKLKFIEDKPKVACIEWLEPMMLSGNWVPELVSIAGGVSILTQAGSHSPYVNWEEIRLENPDIIILMPCGFPIERTMREIDLLLQLPGFSELKAVKNNRVYIADGSQYFNRPGPRIVDSIEILAEIINPKQFIFGYEGEGWIKFAL; translated from the coding sequence ATGTCTAAAAGAATAATATCACTGCTTCCCGCCGCTACCGAAATAGTTTGTGCCTTAGGTTTAGAAGAAAGCCTGGTGGGCCGCTCGCATGAGTGTGATTACCCAGAATCGGTAAAAGTACTGCCGGTATGTTCCGAAGCGAATTTTCCGGATGGGATGAGCAGTGCCGATATTGACATTAAAGTAAAAGAGATCCTGGCAAATGCTTTATCGGTATATACCGTAAAGCGTGAGCTGATCAAAACATTAGATCCCGATGTGGTAATCACCCAGGCGCAGTGCGAAGTTTGCGCCGTATCACTGCAGGAGGTGGAAGCCGCGCTTGAAGATTACCTGGATAAATCGGCTGCTGTTATTTCACTACAGCCAAACAGCCTGACGGAAATTTACGAGAACATAGCAACCGTAGCTAAAGCGATTGATGCTACCCCTGCGGGTGAGCAATTGATTGAAGATCTGGAAGAAAGGGTAGATATCATTCGCCATAAGCTCAAATTTATTGAGGATAAACCAAAAGTTGCGTGTATAGAGTGGCTGGAGCCGATGATGCTTTCCGGGAATTGGGTGCCCGAGCTGGTCAGCATAGCTGGCGGCGTATCCATCCTTACACAAGCAGGTTCGCATTCGCCATATGTCAATTGGGAGGAGATCCGGCTGGAGAACCCGGATATTATAATTCTGATGCCTTGCGGCTTTCCGATAGAACGCACCATGCGCGAGATTGATCTGCTTTTGCAATTGCCAGGTTTCAGCGAGTTAAAAGCCGTAAAGAATAACCGTGTTTACATTGCCGACGGTAGCCAATACTTTAACCGCCCCGGCCCTAGAATTGTAGACTCCATTGAGATCCTGGCCGAGATCATCAATCCAAAGCAATTTATATTTGGTTACGAAGGGGAGGGGTGGATCAAGTTTGCACTTTAA
- a CDS encoding TonB-dependent receptor gives MNKHLLVFFTVSMLTVNVIAQNKPLTKKDTVTKLQSVTVKAYLSDQPLLRVPASVAVLSAAQLRLQPDNSFVTALNTIPGIRAEERSPGSYRLSIRGSLLRSPFGVRDVKVYFDEIPLTDAGGNTYLNAIDIGNIRHIEILKGPDGSLFGANSGGVALLNPASKFDSTYFTAGINGGSYGLFHEKISLQKAGVHNRFNFNQSYQNYDGYRQNSRMHRVYLQAGDAYQYAKHSELRATALYSDLDYQTPGGLTLAQTQADPRSARLATKTLPGAIDQKIRINTKMLLGGLTNDAQLTDGVRNVLSVFGNHVDFANPFITNYEQRKENTYGLRTYFEFAGTASPNFDGKLNVGLEWQQTNSLISNYDNNKGEKGNVQKIDKINTNQHFFFARYAADIFKRLHAEAAVSLNYYHYNFRNIAPLSEADFTTRDFSAQLMPRLALSYQITNDFIWRASVSRGYSTPTTGEVRPTDNIVNTALQAQFGWNYETGFRLRNQDQTMLLDASVFYYRISNAIVRQLNPNETEYYINAGGTKQPGFELAFTNWLIRQNSTHFLRGLQFNTSVSISRFNFRDYNVAGASYTGNRLTGVPREVLVSSLQFLFPQSLSLFVQHNYTSKIPLNDANSVYAGSYHLLQAKASWQHRLHKTRLEIYVGGDNLLNKKYSLGNDLNAIGSRYYNPSPLRNYYAGLGIGF, from the coding sequence ATGAACAAACATCTACTTGTCTTTTTTACCGTTTCCATGCTAACGGTTAATGTCATTGCCCAAAACAAACCACTTACCAAAAAGGATACGGTAACCAAATTGCAATCCGTTACGGTAAAGGCCTATCTTTCTGATCAGCCATTACTACGCGTACCGGCTTCTGTAGCGGTACTAAGCGCTGCCCAGCTAAGGCTCCAGCCTGATAACTCCTTTGTTACCGCATTGAATACCATCCCCGGCATCCGCGCTGAAGAACGTTCGCCGGGCAGTTACCGTTTATCTATCCGGGGCAGTTTGCTTCGTTCGCCTTTTGGTGTAAGGGATGTAAAGGTTTATTTTGATGAGATCCCCCTTACGGATGCAGGCGGCAATACCTATCTCAATGCCATAGATATTGGCAACATCCGCCATATTGAAATTTTAAAAGGCCCCGACGGCAGCTTGTTCGGCGCCAACAGCGGCGGGGTTGCCCTGCTTAATCCGGCAAGCAAGTTTGATAGCACTTACTTCACCGCAGGCATTAACGGCGGGTCCTACGGCCTGTTCCATGAGAAGATTTCGCTGCAAAAGGCTGGTGTGCATAACCGTTTCAATTTTAATCAATCCTACCAAAACTATGATGGATATCGCCAAAACAGCCGGATGCACCGTGTTTATTTACAGGCTGGTGATGCCTACCAATATGCAAAACACAGCGAATTGCGTGCTACGGCCTTGTACTCAGATCTGGACTATCAAACACCCGGTGGTTTAACCCTTGCCCAGACGCAGGCCGATCCCCGCTCCGCCAGGCTGGCTACTAAAACCCTGCCGGGTGCAATTGATCAAAAGATTCGCATCAACACTAAAATGCTTTTAGGTGGCCTGACAAATGATGCCCAACTAACCGATGGCGTAAGGAATGTTTTGTCTGTTTTTGGCAACCATGTAGATTTTGCCAATCCGTTTATCACTAATTACGAACAACGTAAGGAAAACACTTACGGCCTGCGCACTTATTTTGAATTTGCGGGTACAGCATCGCCTAATTTTGATGGCAAGCTGAACGTTGGGCTGGAATGGCAGCAAACCAATTCGCTCATCAGTAATTACGATAACAACAAGGGCGAAAAGGGTAATGTGCAAAAGATAGACAAGATCAATACCAACCAGCATTTCTTCTTTGCCAGGTATGCAGCCGATATCTTTAAACGGTTACACGCCGAAGCAGCGGTGAGTTTAAACTACTATCATTATAACTTCCGTAATATTGCGCCACTCAGCGAAGCCGATTTTACTACCCGCGATTTTAGTGCGCAATTAATGCCGAGATTGGCACTTTCTTACCAGATCACAAATGATTTTATTTGGAGGGCATCGGTAAGCCGGGGCTACTCCACCCCTACCACAGGAGAAGTAAGGCCTACCGACAACATCGTAAATACAGCCCTGCAGGCACAATTTGGCTGGAATTACGAAACCGGTTTCCGCCTGAGGAACCAGGATCAAACTATGTTGCTGGATGCATCTGTGTTTTACTACCGGATCAGCAACGCCATTGTTCGGCAGTTAAATCCTAACGAAACAGAATACTATATTAATGCCGGTGGCACAAAACAACCGGGTTTTGAGCTGGCCTTTACCAATTGGCTCATCCGCCAAAACAGTACGCATTTTCTGCGCGGACTGCAATTCAATACTTCCGTAAGCATTAGCCGCTTCAACTTCAGGGATTATAATGTAGCCGGAGCAAGCTATACGGGCAACAGACTTACGGGCGTACCGCGCGAGGTGCTGGTATCATCGCTGCAGTTTTTATTCCCTCAGAGCCTGTCGCTTTTTGTTCAGCATAACTATACATCAAAAATCCCGTTAAATGATGCAAATTCGGTTTATGCAGGTAGCTATCACCTGTTGCAAGCCAAAGCATCTTGGCAACACCGGCTTCATAAAACACGCCTGGAGATTTATGTTGGAGGCGACAACCTGCTGAATAAAAAGTACAGCTTAGGGAATGATCTGAACGCGATCGGCAGCAGGTACTATAACCCATCGCCTTTAAGAAATTACTACGCGGGGTTGGGGATAGGGTTTTAA
- a CDS encoding riboflavin biosynthesis protein RibF — MKIYSHIDEFAPVSNAVVTIGTFDGVHIGHRKIIARLKELAVATGGETVILTFFPHPRMILHPEDENIKLITTINEKAELLEQLGIDHLIITPFSRDFSNQSAEDYIRDVLVNKIGTKTIVIGYDHRFGKDRQGGLNDLLHLAPRYNFDVLEIPEQDINDVAISSTRIRAALLDGNIYIANECLGYPFFITGKVIRGDQIGRTLGYPTANLMLEEHYKLIPSDGIYAVRVKVEGLEYNGMAYIGHRPTVNGMTRNIEVNIFDFNSDIYNQQLRMEFLHFVREDIRFSSLDELVVQLGKDKNDVQLLLALDDPQLNT; from the coding sequence ATGAAGATATATAGTCACATAGACGAATTTGCGCCGGTAAGCAATGCCGTGGTTACCATCGGCACCTTTGATGGGGTCCATATTGGGCATCGTAAAATTATCGCACGCCTCAAAGAATTGGCCGTGGCTACCGGTGGCGAAACGGTTATTCTTACCTTTTTTCCGCATCCGCGGATGATTTTGCATCCCGAAGACGAGAACATTAAGCTGATCACTACGATAAATGAAAAGGCAGAATTGCTGGAGCAGCTAGGCATAGATCATCTGATCATCACCCCGTTTTCCCGCGATTTCAGTAACCAATCCGCAGAGGACTATATCCGCGATGTACTGGTGAACAAGATTGGCACCAAAACTATTGTGATCGGGTACGATCATCGTTTCGGTAAGGACAGGCAGGGCGGGTTGAACGATCTGCTTCATCTGGCGCCGCGATATAATTTTGACGTATTGGAGATTCCCGAGCAAGACATTAATGATGTTGCCATCAGTTCTACCCGCATTCGCGCCGCTTTGCTTGACGGAAATATTTATATAGCCAATGAGTGTTTAGGCTATCCGTTTTTCATCACCGGTAAGGTAATCCGGGGCGACCAGATAGGCCGGACACTCGGCTACCCAACGGCCAACCTGATGCTGGAAGAGCATTATAAATTGATCCCTTCGGATGGGATTTATGCGGTAAGGGTAAAGGTTGAAGGCCTGGAGTATAACGGCATGGCCTATATCGGTCACCGGCCCACGGTAAATGGCATGACGCGTAACATTGAGGTAAATATTTTTGATTTCAATAGCGACATCTATAACCAACAATTACGGATGGAATTCCTTCATTTTGTTCGCGAAGATATTCGTTTTTCATCGTTGGATGAGTTGGTTGTTCAACTAGGAAAGGATAAGAACGATGTGCAATTGCTGCTGGCTTTAGATGATCCGCAATTGAACACCTAG
- a CDS encoding UDP-diphosphatase: protein MNLIHVIILAIIEGITEFLPVSSTGHMIIASSIMGIATEDFVKLFTVAIQLGAILSVVVLYYKRFLQSLDFYAKLIVAFIPAAVFGLLFSKKIDALLESALTVGITLFIGGIFLLFVDKLFNEGQVKEEKKVDYLTALKIGFFQCLAMIPGVSRSAATIVGGMSQKLTRKAAAEFSFFLAVPTMFAATAKKLLDFYKEGHTITSQQWQFLAVGNVVAFIVAMLAIKTFITFLEKRGFQLFGWYRILVGGVIIILYLSGHNLQVL, encoded by the coding sequence ATGAATTTAATACATGTAATTATCCTGGCAATAATTGAAGGCATTACCGAGTTTTTGCCGGTGTCATCAACCGGGCACATGATCATTGCCTCATCTATAATGGGTATTGCAACAGAAGATTTTGTAAAACTCTTCACGGTGGCAATTCAACTGGGGGCCATCCTCTCTGTAGTGGTTTTGTATTACAAAAGATTCTTACAGTCACTGGATTTTTATGCCAAGCTGATCGTCGCCTTTATACCAGCCGCAGTTTTCGGATTGCTTTTTAGTAAAAAGATAGATGCTTTATTAGAAAGCGCTTTAACGGTAGGGATTACGCTCTTCATCGGCGGTATTTTTCTTTTGTTTGTTGATAAGCTTTTTAATGAAGGACAGGTTAAAGAAGAAAAGAAAGTTGATTACTTAACTGCTTTGAAAATTGGTTTTTTCCAATGCCTGGCAATGATTCCGGGAGTTTCGCGTTCTGCTGCAACCATCGTTGGTGGTATGTCGCAAAAGCTTACCCGCAAAGCAGCTGCCGAATTTTCGTTCTTTTTAGCTGTACCAACCATGTTTGCCGCTACCGCGAAAAAACTTTTAGACTTTTATAAAGAGGGCCACACCATCACCAGTCAGCAATGGCAGTTTTTGGCAGTTGGGAACGTCGTGGCGTTCATAGTAGCTATGCTGGCTATTAAAACCTTTATTACCTTTTTAGAAAAGCGGGGCTTCCAGTTATTTGGCTGGTACCGTATTTTAGTAGGTGGGGTGATCATTATCCTATATTTGAGCGGACATAACCTTCAGGTGCTTTAA
- a CDS encoding tRNA pseudouridine(55) synthase, with product MSKHFTNIQEFADGQLLLVNKPYKWTSFDVVGKIRNAFKPLKLKVGHAGTLDPLATGLLIICTGKMTKQIDTFQAEEKEYTGTMVLGATTPTYDLESEPENILDVGHLSGEEIKAACATFTGDIQQYPPAHSAIKIDGERLYEKARRGEEVELRLRNVTISEFEITRIELPEVDFRVVCSKGTYIRSLVNDFGAALKAGAYLSRLRRTRSGNYRIEDAHEVMELVTTIRELKSVGPAGEVSIIGE from the coding sequence TTGAGCAAGCACTTTACCAACATACAGGAATTTGCAGATGGCCAGCTGTTACTGGTTAACAAGCCCTACAAGTGGACCAGCTTTGATGTGGTGGGCAAAATTCGCAACGCATTTAAGCCGCTAAAACTGAAGGTTGGCCACGCAGGTACGCTGGATCCTTTAGCTACCGGTTTGCTCATCATCTGCACCGGTAAAATGACCAAGCAGATCGATACCTTCCAGGCAGAGGAAAAAGAATATACCGGCACCATGGTACTGGGTGCAACAACGCCCACTTATGATCTGGAAAGTGAGCCGGAAAATATTCTGGATGTCGGCCATTTAAGTGGTGAGGAAATTAAAGCGGCTTGTGCCACGTTCACTGGCGACATACAACAATACCCCCCTGCCCATTCGGCCATAAAAATTGACGGCGAACGCCTTTACGAAAAAGCCCGCCGGGGCGAAGAAGTAGAGCTCCGCTTAAGAAATGTCACCATCTCTGAATTTGAGATTACCCGGATAGAACTGCCCGAAGTTGATTTCCGGGTGGTATGCAGTAAAGGCACTTATATCCGGTCGTTAGTAAACGATTTTGGCGCGGCGCTAAAAGCGGGCGCATACTTGTCCAGGCTCCGCCGTACCCGCAGTGGCAACTATCGGATTGAGGATGCCCACGAAGTGATGGAATTAGTGACTACCATTAGGGAGCTGAAATCTGTCGGCCCGGCAGGTGAGGTATCTATAATTGGTGAGTAA